CCGCAGCGCCtggcgcccgccccgcgccctccGGCACAAACCCTCTATCGCGACagagccggggccgggcgggacaCAATTCCCGCTGACAtcagccgggccgggcccccccgcgccccccccgcccccgccccagccccgctgatgctccggcgccgccgccgcagccgcgTCCGCCCGGCCGAGCCgagcggggggagcggggggggccgggccggggggggccgCGGGCAGCGCCGAGCCCGGAGAATCCCTGAAACCCGCCGGGGGGGGCGGATCGGAGAAGGAGAACGGGATGCCGGAGGGAGCGGAGGCAGGTGAGGCCGGGGGGGCGCGGATGGAGCgggagggtgaggagggagCGGGAGGGACGAGGAGGTGAGGAGGGAGCGGGAAGAATGGAAGCGGAGGGATGGGGGGTGCGGGATAGAGGGATGAAAGACGGAGCGGAGGGATGGAGTCGGAGAATGGGAATGGAACGGGGCGATGAGGATGGAGCAGGGGGATGAAGGACGGAGCCGGAAGGATGAAGGACGGAGCGGAAAGGACGGagcaggaggatgaggatggagcaGGAGGATGGAGCAGGGGGATGAAGGAcggagcagggaggagggagcCGCAGCCATCAGGATGGAGATGGAGCGATGAAAGGCAGAGCGGGAGCGATGGAGGGCTGAGGGGTGAAGGAATGAGAATGGAGCAGGGGGATGAAGGACGGAGCAGGGAGGGGTGCAGGatgggaggatgaggatggagtGGAAGGAAGCAGGATCGAGGTGGGGGATGAAGGACAGAGGCGCAATGATGGAGccggaggatgaggatggagcgGGAGCGACGGACGACAGAGaaggagggatggggatggagccgGGGGATGAAGGGCAGAGACGGAGGACGAGGATGGAGCGGGGGAATGAGGGACAGAGCGGGAATGACGGAGccggaggatgaggatggagcgGGATACGCGGCCCGGCCGCGACTCTCGGCAGCCGCCACCGCCCGGGGCTCCGGGCCCGGCACAaccggggggctccggggcgGGGCACGGGGGACTTTGGGGACCCCGCTTCGGGGTcaccccctcacccccaggagACCCAGCGGGGGTCGGTATCGGGTTGTGCCCCCCCCGTactgggaggtgctggtgggACTGGGGGGCTGAGCGTCGCCCCACTCCCAGCACCATCCCACCCCCGGggtgggaaactgaggcacagcccAAGGTCACCCCACACCAGTGTCCCTGGGGGGCCACTGTCACGTGTCgggagggctggggacagccggGAGAAATCCCTGGGGTCATCCGCACCTTcctgaggggctggggacagcggggacaagGAGAGGGAcacaccccagtgtcaccctccCCCTGTGCCTCAGTGCCCCCCACAGAGCTGAGTCTGGGGGTCCCCGAGAAAGGGGGTGAGGGTCCGGTTTGtacgggggggggggtcagggcgtGCCCTCCAGGGTGAGcagaggggaccccaaaacaccccccaaGGTGTGGGGCGGCCGCGGCCAGGCACGGAAACGCTGAATTACGGGGATCCCAGCAGCCCCCCCTCATTACAGGGCAGAGTCCCCCCCAAAACGGCACCGGGGGTGGGAGGCGGGACGGGACCCCCCCTCAATGAGCCTTCCAGGGGTCCCTAGCACGTGGTGGGGTGCGGGGGGGGGTTGTGCGTTGGACTGAACCATTTCAGACTGGGGGGGAGTAGCGGCACCTGCCCCGCAAATACCCCcgcgggccccgccccctcccggctccccccgcgccggccccgccccccgcccggttATAACgcccggggggggcggggggcccgtgctgcaggaggggccgggggtgAGCGCGGGTCCGACCGCTCCCGCCCCATGGATCCATCCCCAGGGGGCTCAGGTAGCGGAGGGAGGGGCCCCGGTGATGGAGGGGGGGCCccagggggggtcccgggtgttttttggggtagGGGTGGGCAGTGCAGGGCTGAGCACCCCCAAACTCGGTGCGGACGCGGGGTGCCCGGGGCGGCTGTAAGGGGGGTGCGCCCTCGCCCCCCGCCCAGGGGGGGTTCTGTGCGTGTGGAGGGGTCTGGGTTGGGATCCCGCCTTGCTGCGGCTGCAACCTCGTGCGCCCCTCAGAGAGGGGTGTGGGGACGGGGGGCTGCTGGTGCCCCCCAATTTCGCCAGACctgtggggacccccccaggtgctCTGGGTGGGGTCACCCTGTTCTCGCACCCCTGGATGGGTGGGAGTGACACTAGCCCGCCCCCAGGGCAGTGCCCGCGGTGTGCCCCCTTCCACCGTCACGGGATGACCCTGGAGTGGGGGGTGGCACTCAGGGGTGTCCCCTCTCTCAATGGTgactcggggggggggggggggggggggctgtggcACTCAGGGGTGTCCCCTCTCTCCGCAGCCCCCCCGCCGATGCCCGCGATCCCCCCGCCGATGCCGGCCAAGGAGGAGGCTCGTCCCCCGCCCGAGGGGGCCAGCTGtgaccccggccccgccgccgccgccccccccggcTCTCCGTgccggccgcccccgcccgcggACCCGCTGGACACCCGCATTGTGATGGGGGAGGAGACGCGCTGCCCCCCGCCCGAGCCTCGGGGGGGGCCCCCCGTGCCTTGCCCCTTCCCCGCGCCCCCCAAGGAGCCCCTCCCGGGCCGCCCCCCCGCGCTGGACCCCGAGCTGTTCTTCACGGCCCCCTCGACGCCGGTgcgggcggggggggcgcggccgCCCCCCCCCGAGGAGCCGACGGACGGGGACAGCGAGGGGCTGTGCTCGCCCCCCACGTCCCCCTCGGGGTCCTACATGACGGCCGAGGGCGGCAGCTGGGGCTCCTCGGGCACGGCCAGCACCTCCCCGTCCTGCTCCCCCAACCTGGCGGCCGAGGCTGAAGGCCTGGGCGAGGCTGAGGGCGAGGCTGAAGGTCTGGGGGGGGCCCTGGCGCTGCCCCCCGGCCTGGGGGACCCCCCGGCCttccccccactgtcccccgaggaggaggaggatgatgatgaCGAAGACGGCCCCTTCTCCCTGCCGGGCTGTGCGGAcgatgaggatgatgatgatgaggatgGGCAGACGccggaggaggacgaggacgaggacgagggcTCGGGGCTGATCCCGGCGGCGCTGCTCCCGTTCCGCGGCAGCCTCCTCTTCCAGGCCGAGGCCGTGGAGATCTCGCCCCGGGCCCccgccgaggaggaggaggacgaaggCAGCACCTCGGCGTCCTTCCTGCGCTCGCTGTCCGAGAGCTCCATCCCCGAGGGCGGGGACGAGGCCTTCGCCTTCCGCGACGACACCGACGCCTCCTCGGACTCGGCCGCCTACGACGGGGACGAGGACGAGCGGCTCTACGGCACCGAGCGGCAcgcgggggacacggggacacccccggggacccccccggcaccccccggccccgccggcgtCGAGCTCCACCTCCGTGCCGggtccccgtgtcaccccccGGGCCAGGACACGGCTCCCGgatccttggggacacccctggcaccccctggAGGGGACGCAGAGCTGGACGGCGACGCCTTTGTCACCATCACGGGGGCGTGGCCCCCGCCGGAGCCCCCCGAGGAGCTGGCAGCGACAGAAGGTTCTGGAGCGGCGCCGGGACAGGGACCTTGCCCAGAGCTGGCAGTGACTGGCCCTGTCCCCCGGCCGCCCGCGCTCTGTGCCGGGGACCCGCAGAGCCACCAGCTGGGGGGGGCTAATGGGGAGCCCCAGGACGGCCCTGGGGGTGACAGTGATGGTGACAATGACCTTGAGATCAGCACTGGGACAGCTGATGGCCACAGCGAGCTGGACTCTGCAGCCCCCGGCTTGGAGACATCGGTGACACCAACCCCCCTGGATGAGATGGACACTGCAGCCAATAATGTggtgacaccagtgacacccagCCTGATGGACACAGTGTACACTGACCTGGTGTCACCAGTGATACCAACCCCGCTGGACGAGATGGACACTGCAGCCACCAGCCCAGTGACACCCAGCCCGTCTGATGAGCTGGACACTGTGGCCACTGACATGGTGACACCAGGGACACCAAGCCCACTGGATGAGCCAGAAACTGCAGACACTGATATGGTGACACCCAGCCTGATGGACAGCACAGCCACCAGCCTGGTGACGCCCAGCCCATCAGATGCTGCAGCCACTGATGCAGTGACACTGGTGACACCAAGCCCAGCAGATGAGCTGGACACTATGGCCACCAGCCTGGTGACACCAAGCCCAGCAGATGAGACGGACACTGTGGCCACCAGCCTggtgacaccagtgacaccaagCCCACCAGATGAGCCAGATACTGTGGCCACTGACCTGGTGACACCAAGCCCACCAGATGAGCCAGATACTGTGGCCACCAACCTGGTGACACCAAGCCCACCAGATGAGCCGGACACTGTGGCCACCGACCTGGTGACACCCGTGACACCAAGCCCATCAGATGAGCTGGACACCAAGCCCACCAGTCTGGTAACACCCGTGACACCAAGCCCATCAGATGAGCTGGACACCAAGCCCACCAGCCTGGTAACACCCGTGACACCAAGCCCACCAGATGAGCCGGACACTGTGGCCACCAGCCTGGTGACACCAAGCCCACCAGATGAGCCGGACACTGTGGCCACCAGCCTGGTGACACCAAGCCCACCAGATGAGCCGGACACTGTGGCCACCAGCCTGGTGACACCAAGCCCACCAGATGAGCCAGACACTGTGGCCACCAGCCTGGTGCCACCAAGCCCACCAGATGAGCCGGACACTGTGGCCACCAGCCTGGTGCCACCAAGCCCACCAGATGAGCCGGACACTGTGGCCACCAGCCTGGTGCCACCAAGCCCACCAGATGAGACAGACACTGTGGCCACCAGCCTGGTGCCACCAAGCCCACCAGATGAGACAGACACTGTGGCCACTGACCTGGTGACACCAAGCCCACCAGATGAGACGGACACTGTGGCCACTGACCTGGTGACACCAAGCCCACCAGATGAGCCGGCCATCATGGCCACTGACCTGGTGACACCCAGCCTGCTGGATAAGATGGAAGTTGTGGACACTGTCCTGGTAACACCCGTGACATCCACCCTGAAGGATGCTGTGGCCATTGACTTGGTAGCATCAGTGACACCCACCCTGATGGCCGCTGCAGCCACCAACCTGGTGACATCAGTGACGCCACCACCCCTGGATGAGAGGGACACTGCGCCCATCGACCTGGTGACATCGGTGACACCTGCCCTGTTGGACACCACGGACACCGCCCCAGTGACCCTGAGTGTGGTGGACACCACGGATACCACCCCAGTGATACCAACCGCCCGCGATGAGACGGCCACCGTGACCACTGACGTGGCGACCCCCAGCGCAATGGACACCATGGCCACCGACCTGGtgacccccagccccccggccgctgtccctgccccatgtccccctcCCCGGGCCGTGTCCCCCGTGGCGCTGGCAGCCGGGGTGGCCCCATCCCAAgagtccccagctgtccccccgtgtcccctggcACAGGGGACGCTGTCACAGCCCCCTGGGGACGTCCCTGAGGAGTCGGGGGACGTGGCCACCGCCTCTCCCAAGGCTTTGTCCCCGGAGCTGCCGGACACGTCGCGCTCCCGCACATCCTCCAGCTTCGTCACCGCCCCCGAGGGCAGCGCCGGAGagacccccccgcgcccccccgggccccgcgGAGAgcccgaggaggaggaagaagaggatgaGGATGCGGGCCCCGTGCCCCCCTCGCCGCAGTTCACGGCCTCGGAGCGGGAGGTGTTtgtggggacccccccggccccccccgaaCTGCTCCCACCACCCGGTGCCTTTtcggggcgcggggccgggccgggtgTCACCGCCTCGCTCCGGGGGGCCCCGGGGGCCCTGCCCCCTGCCCTGCAggagccccccaccccccggcCGGGCCCTGAGCCCCCCGGCCACGCTGCAGGGGGCACCGATGCCAAAgtccccccaagtccccccggcccccccgcggccccccccgagcagcaggaggaagaggaggccgTGGCGGGGGTCGCACCCGGCCCCCTGCCAGCTGCGGGGGCTCAGCCGGGGCCTCCTCCCGAGCCCCCCTGCCCTGCGCCCCCCAAACTCAGCCAAGTGCCTCCTCCCGCCACGCCGGCCCCGCtggccccgagcc
This genomic interval from Aphelocoma coerulescens isolate FSJ_1873_10779 chromosome 2, UR_Acoe_1.0, whole genome shotgun sequence contains the following:
- the NACAD gene encoding NAC-alpha domain-containing protein 1 is translated as MPEGAEAAPPPMPAIPPPMPAKEEARPPPEGASCDPGPAAAAPPGSPCRPPPPADPLDTRIVMGEETRCPPPEPRGGPPVPCPFPAPPKEPLPGRPPALDPELFFTAPSTPVRAGGARPPPPEEPTDGDSEGLCSPPTSPSGSYMTAEGGSWGSSGTASTSPSCSPNLAAEAEGLGEAEGEAEGLGGALALPPGLGDPPAFPPLSPEEEEDDDDEDGPFSLPGCADDEDDDDEDGQTPEEDEDEDEGSGLIPAALLPFRGSLLFQAEAVEISPRAPAEEEEDEGSTSASFLRSLSESSIPEGGDEAFAFRDDTDASSDSAAYDGDEDERLYGTERHAGDTGTPPGTPPAPPGPAGVELHLRAGSPCHPPGQDTAPGSLGTPLAPPGGDAELDGDAFVTITGAWPPPEPPEELAATEGSGAAPGQGPCPELAVTGPVPRPPALCAGDPQSHQLGGANGEPQDGPGGDSDGDNDLEISTGTADGHSELDSAAPGLETSVTPTPLDEMDTAANNVVTPVTPSLMDTVYTDLVSPVIPTPLDEMDTAATSPVTPSPSDELDTVATDMVTPGTPSPLDEPETADTDMVTPSLMDSTATSLVTPSPSDAAATDAVTLVTPSPADELDTMATSLVTPSPADETDTVATSLVTPVTPSPPDEPDTVATDLVTPSPPDEPDTVATNLVTPSPPDEPDTVATDLVTPVTPSPSDELDTKPTSLVTPVTPSPSDELDTKPTSLVTPVTPSPPDEPDTVATSLVTPSPPDEPDTVATSLVTPSPPDEPDTVATSLVTPMPPSPPDETDTVATDLVTPSPPDETDTVATDLVTPSPPDEPAIMATDLVTPSLLDKMEVVDTVLVTPVTSTLKDAVAIDLVASVTPTLMAAAATNLVTSVTPPPLDERDTAPIDLVTSVTPALLDTTDTAPVTLSVVDTTDTTPVIPTARDETATVTTDVATPSAMDTMATDLVTPSPPAAVPAPCPPPRAVSPVALAAGVAPSQESPAVPPCPLAQGTLSQPPGDVPEESGDVATGSAGETPPRPPGPRGEPEEEEEEDEDAGPVPPSPQFTASEREVFVGTPPAPPELLPPPGAFSGRGAGPGVTASLRGAPGALPPALQEPPTPRPGPEPPGHAAGGTDAKVPPSPPGPPAAPPEQQEEEEAVAGVAPGPLPAAGAQPGPPPEPPCPAPPKLSQVPPPATPAPLAPSPPRAPPSQDSPPGLPLSRKHLEAPQPSPQKEPEPQGRAGGPGAGGGRAPPRGSLQSESSSSSEAEAPQPPPAPQRCQPNHRGSGNESESNDESIPELEEPEGSEPPPAQPQVPLGHALGPGEEPLSKAKQSRSEKKARKAMSKLGLRQIHGVTRITIRKSKNILFVISKPDVFKSPVSDIYIVFGEAKIEDLSQQVHKAAAEKFKVPLEHSALVTDAAPALAIKEESEEEEEVDETGLEVRDIELVMAQANVSRPKAVRALRHNNNDIVNAIMELTM